Below is a window of Yimella sp. cx-51 DNA.
GCGACGACAAGGGTCACACCGTGCTGATCCCCGCCGACGCCCTCGGCTATGTCGACATCGGCCCTGAGAACGAGCGCCGCGTCGGCTTCGGCAGCTGATCGCTCCTGCAGGCAGGCCGCACGGTCTCACCCGATCGGGTGAGACCGTGACCCATTTGTGACCCAATTGCGGTTGACCCAAACCCCCAACGCCGTCTACATCGGCGATACCTTTCGAGCAGGTGAACATCCGAACAGCCCTATCGGCCAAGGGTGTTCACGACTGCAGTACCCGGTCCGCACCCCCAGGACCGGGAAAACGGTCCGCCCGCGGACCCGATTCCTCAAGGAGTCTCACATGCTCTGGAGCATCATTTCCTGGATCGTCGTCGGTATCGTCGTCGGCGCGCTGGCACGACTGGTCGTCCCCGGCAAGCAGAACATCAGCATCGCCGTCACCATCATCCTCGGTATCCTCGGCGCCCTCATCGGTGGCTTCCTGGCCCGCCAGCTCGGCGTCGGCGAGACCGACGGCTTCGACTGGATCCAGTTCTTCATCAGCGTCCTGGTCGGTGCTGGCCTCGTCTTCGGTTACGTGGCGATCACCTCGCGCAGTTCGCGGGTCTGAGTTCCCGACCTGGTCCTGAAAAAACTAGGTCTCGAACCCGTACCTGTGAAGAAGCCCGGCTCCCTCAACGGGAGGCGGGCTTCTTCACGTGCGTTTCGATCAGGACGCTTCGCTCAGGCCGATAGCCCGAGGTCCTCCATCCGCCTGGTGTGGGCCTCGGTGATGCGGGTGAACAGGTGCATGAGTTCGGCGAGGTCCAAGCCGTGGCCCGAGCCCTGGTCAATCAGCAGGCCGGTCAGTTCGTCATTGTCGGCAGCCGCTCGCTGCGCTTGCGACAGCGCCTCGCCCACGATGCGGCGTCCCCACAGCGCCATCCGCGCGGCCAGTTTGGGGTCACGGATGATGCCGGCCTCGAGTTCACGCTTGGCGTAGGCGTAGTGATCGGAATCGGCGAGCACCTGCTCGACCAGCGTCCGCGTCTGCGGGTCGACAAAACGCCCACATTCGGCGTAGAAGTCGGCAGCGATCGTCGACCCGGCATAGACCTTCATCAGACCCTCGTACCAATCGGTCGGGGTACAACGGCGATGCCACTCGTCCAGCGCCGGGCGGAAGCGCGCCATCGCCTCGTGCGGATTGGCACCCAACTCCTCCAACCGCGCGGTCAGCATCTTGTGGTGCTCGAACTCGCGGATCGCGACCTCGGTCAGGCTCACCTTCTTCACCGTCGAAGGCGCACGATCGGCATCGGTCACCACCGTGAAGAAGCTGACCAGCTCGCCGTAGGCCAACATGCCCAGCAGGGACACGACACCCGCACGGAACGCCGGATCGGAAAGGTCTGCTTCGGTGCGTTCTGCGCCGGTGGTCGGGTTGTCGGGTGCGCTCAGGTCATCGGCCATGGACGCGATCGTATCCGCGAACCGGTAGCATTGCCCCGTCAACAGCGGTGCCCGGTCGGCAACGAACGACAAAACTCCTGGTTCAACAACGTTCCTCACGGTTCGTCACAGTTCCTGAACTGCCCCGAAGACCCCCGATCGGCTCCCACACGCATTCACCTGCACCCCGCCCATTGCGGCCGCGGTGAAACTGCCGATCCGAAGGAATCCTTGTCTTGAGCTCGATCGAAGAACCCCCCAACGCAACCGACGTCACCGAAGCAACCACCGAATCTGCCACTGCTGCACCGACCTTCGCCGACTTCGACGTGCGCTCCAGCATCGTCGACTCCCTCTCGGACGCGGGCATCCTGTCGCCGTTCCCGATCCAGGCGATGACCCTTCCGGTCGCACTCGGCGGCCACGACATCATCGGCCAGGCCAAGACCGGCACCGGCAAGACCCTCGGCTTCGGCGTCCCGCTGCTGCACCAGGTGACCGGCCCTGACGAGGACGGTTTCGATGCGCTCGCAGCACCGGGTGCGCCTCAGGCCCTGGTCGTGGTGCCCACCCGCGAATTGGCCGTGCAGGTGACCGGTGACCTCAAGACCGCCTCGACCCGCCGCTCGGTGCGTGTCGAGTCCGTCTACGGCGGACGCGCCTACGAGCCCCAGATCGCCGCACTCAAGCGGGGCACCGAAGTGATCGTCGGCACGCCCGGACGCCTCATCGACCTCAGCCAGCGCGGCGACCTCGACCTGCGCCACGTGAAGGTCGTGGTGCTTGACGAAGCCGATGAAATGCTCGACCTGGGCTTCCTGCCCGACGTTGAGAAGATCCTCGCGATGACGCCCGCGTCACGCCAGACCATGCTCTTCTCGGCCACCATGCCCGGCGCTGTCATCGCGCTGGCCCGCCGTTACATGACGCAGCCGACGCACATCCGCGCGATGATCGAGGAAGGCGAGAACGCCCACACCGTCAAGGCCGTCGAGCAGTTCGTCTACCGCGCCCACGCCATGGACAAGGTGGAGATGCTCGCCCGCATCCTGCAGGCCAAGGACCGCGGCCTCACCATCGTGTTCACCCGCACCAAGCGCACTGCCGCCAAGGTGTCGGACGAACTCGTCGAGCGCGGTTTCGCCGCCGCAGCCATCCACGGTGACCTCGGCCAAGGCGCTCGTGAGCAGGCTCTGCGTGCCTTCCGTTCGGGCAAGGTCGACATCCTCGTCGCCACCGACGTCGCGGCCCGCGGTATCGACGTCGAGAACGTCACCCACGTGATCAACTACCAGTGCACCGAGGACGAGAAGACCTACGTCCACCGCATCGGTCGCACGGGCCGCGCCGGGATGACCGGCACCGCGGTCACCTTCGTCGACTGGGACGACCTGCACCGCTGGACACTGATCAACAAGGCACTCGACCTCGGCATCCCCGAACCGGTCGAGACCTACTCCTCCTCCGACCACCTGTTCACCGATCTGCACATCGATCCCTCCGTCACCGGACGCCTCCCCCGCGCCGCACGCACCCGCGCCGGCCTCGAGGCCGAACAGATCGAAGACCTCGGTGAGGTCGGCAAATCAGCCGGCGGACGCGGCAAGCAGGCCGGTTCTTCCGGTGGCCGTGGCCGAAGCGGCGGTGGTCGCGCAGGTCGCGACCGCAATGGGGATGGCCGTAGCAGCGGCAATCGTGGTGGCAACGAAGCAGCCTCCGATCGCGGCGCCAAGGGCAGCGACGGGACGTCCAGCCCGCGTCGGCGTCGTCGCACGCGCGGCGGTTCGGGCCAGAACCGGCAGGCCTCCGGTCCCGCGACGTCATGACCGGTTCGCAGCCGTTCTCGGAGCGGGTCAGCGGACACCTTCGCCTGGCCGACCACCGGCTGCGCACCTCCGACCCCGGGTCGAGTCGTCGGCGCTACGCCGTCTGCCGGATGACGATGACCAACATCGCCCCGGTCGACAGCTTCTACATCGGCTTCTTCCACGGCGAAGACACCATCGTCATCCCCTACATCTACGACCACGACATACGCATCCAGCCCGATATCGCGCGATATGGAAAGGGCGGTCTCTCGCACTGGGTGCGTAGCAGCGGCAAGCCGTATGTCTACGCCTCCGACGGCGGTGCGCTGCTGAGTCGCACGATCCCGTTCGGCAACGTGGACGAGGAGTCCAAGGACGCTGTGGTGGTGCCTTTGCGCGACCCCGACACCCATGAAGTCACCGGTCTGATGAGCGTGCAGAGCCTTCGGCCCAACTCTTTCGGGCCGGAAGTGGTGAAGGCCGCGATGTGGCTTGCGGAGGCGTTGATGCTCGCCCAGGCACGGGACAGGCATGTCGGCTCCGGGGAGGCATCGCTGTACACCGACCACCCCGAGCTCAACAGCGCGATTGCGGGAGACTCCCGCGAACGACTTGCCCAGATCACCGACCAGCTCGAGACGGCCAACCGTCGCAGTGCCGACATCGCCGCTGCGATCGAGTCACTCGGCGATGAACAGCTGCACCGCCAGGCGTCAACGCTGCGGGTACTGCTGGAGCAGATCCAGAGCGACATCGCCGAGTGGATGCTCGCCGCACCATCGGAAGCCGGCCCGGCGCCGGAGAACCGGTTGCATGCCGACCTGACCCCGCGGGAGTTGGAGATCGCGACGCTGATCGCCACCGACCAACTCACCAACAGCGAGATCGCGCAGACGCTGCAGATCTCACTGAAGACGGTGAAGACCCACGTCGGAAATGTGCTGTCGAAGCTCGGAGTGAGCCAGCGTTCGGCGATCGTCTTCGCCATGGCGGAGGTCTTGGCCATGCCGCCTGCAGAGAGCACCCCCAAGGGAAGGTCCTAGGACCCTTCGGGTGCGAAAATCGGCCGAAGTCCCATAGCCGGGCCTAGGAGGTCTGAGGCACCATATTCATGGGTGATCGGACTGGTGGCCACCATCGCAGAATCATCCGGCGGTCGCGTGCTGCCAGCATGCAGGGGGGATGCTGGCCGCACTCGACCGTCATTTCTGCCCTGCACCTCCCGCTCGACTCCTGAGCCGCGTGGCGACCCGACAGCGGCCCTCAGGGCAGGTAGGCGGAGGAGCTGTCGGCAGCTTCCTCCAGAATTCGTTCGAATTCCTTTGCGTCCGTGACGTTTTCACCGAGCTGGTTGGGCTTGCCCGCGCCGTGGTAATCGCTGCTGCCGGTGCGGATCAACCCGAAGCGATCGGCGTAGGACCTCGCATGAGCTCGAGCCGTTTCGTCCTGATCGCGATGGTCCACCTCGATACCGGCGAGCCCGGCGTCCACCATCGACTCCACGGTCCGGTCGGCCACCACCCGTCCGGTCACGTGGGCGAACGGGTGGGCCAGCACAGGCACTCCGCCGGCGGCACGGACGAGTTCGACGGCCCGCACCGGATCAATGGCGTAGTGGGAGGCGTGGTACTTGCTGCCGGAGTAGAGGAAGCGGTCGAAGGCTTCACCCCGGTCGCGCACCACTCCGATGGAGACGAGAGCATCGGCGATGTGCGGACGGCCAATGGTCGTGCCGGCGCTGAAGTGAGCCTGCACGTCGGGCCAGGTGAGGCCCGTGTCAGCCCTCAGCCGTTCGACCATCGCCTCCGCCCGCGTCTCACGGGAGGTGCGCGCCTTGTCCAGTTCTGCCGTCAGCTCCTCGTGCAACGGATCGATGAGGTAGGCCAGCAGATGCAGGCTGGCGTGGTTGATCGCGCACGAGATCTCGATGCCGGGCAGGAAGCCGAGCCCGAACTCGGTTGCACGGGCCCGCGCAGGCGCCCAACCGGCCACTCGGTCGTGGTCGGTGAGCGCCACGACATCCAGCCCGGCTGCCCGGGCCGATTCCATCACCTGAGCCGGCGATTCGGTGCCGTCGGACTCGGTGGAATGGGTGTGGAGGTCGATGCGCACGCGATGAGCGTATCCGCACGACCGGCTCCAGAACCGGCCGTTGCCGTGGTGAGCGACTGCTTCATCGCGCGCCCGAAGGCCGGGTCCAGCGACTACTGTCGGGTCGGGTCGCGCTGTCGACCAGGCTTTTCGTTGACCGATCGCGACGCCGAGGACGAGATCCATGAGCAGTAGTGCACCGGCTGCGCTTCGGCGCGCCGTGCAGCTGATGTACGTCGGCGCCGGGTTGTCCGCGGCGAGCGCAGTGGTGTCGCTCACGCTCTACGACAACGTCCGTGCCGGCATCGAGCAGCACAACAGTGCACGTCCGAGCGGCCGGATGACACCGGTCGAGATCGACCAAGCGGCGCACACGACCGTGACCGTCCTGGCCATGACGGCGGCAGTCAGCGTGGTGGTCTGGATCATCATGGCGGTGTTGAACCGACGCGGACGCTGGTGGGCTCGGATCGCAGCGACCGTGCTGACCTTGTTCTGTCTCCTGCAGACCTGGAGCTTCCTCACCCGCGGCCATCCGACCGTCCTTGCCGGGCTGCTCAGCATCGCTCTGGCGATCGTCGCTGTGACCGCCACGGCGTTGCTCTGGCGACCGGAGAACGCCGCACATTTCGGCCAGTCGGTGCCGGAGAAGTTGGAGCAGTCGGCCTAGCCTGTAGGGCATGCGTCTTCGGAGTCTGGTGGTTGTCACGAGCCTGCTCCTCACCGGTTGTGCGAGCACCTCGAACGTCTCCACGAGTACCTTCACACCTGCGGCCACCACCTCGAGCACGAGCACGAGCACCACGCCCACGCCCTCAACATCGGTCTCGGTCGGCAGCACCGCCGACCGCTCCAAGACCTTCGCGGTCGTGCTGCCGCAGGGCTGGAAGGCCGCCTCACCGGGTCCACCGGGGGCAGTGCTGGCAATCACGTCGGAGCAACCCACCGATGACGTCTTCACCGCCTTCAGTGTGGTGTCGACCAAGAGCGTGAAAGGGCAGTCCACCGACGACCTGGCGGCCGCCGGAGCCGTGCAGATGCGCCAGGTCGGAGCGAAGGTGGCGCCCGTCGCCGACCGGATGATCGGAGGGCAGCCGGCGTCCGGCTATCGAGCCGAGCGCACCGTGAAGGACAAGAAGGTCGCCCAGACGCAGTTCTACGTGCAGCACGGCGATCAGGTCTTCGTGACGACCACCACCAGTGCGCTGGGAGCACGCGCTGCGGCTGACGGCGTCGTCAATTCCATCCTCGGCACCTGGGCCTGGACCAAGTAGCCGGCGTCGCGTGCGACCATGGCCTGGTGAGTGAAGAACAGACGAAGGCCGAGCACCGTAGCCGCCCGACCAGCCAGGCGTTCCGCGAGTTCGTCGCCTCGGGTTGGTCCGAGCGCGACACCACCAACCCTCCGCGCGCGCAGGTTGCCGACTATGCAGCGCGCCGTCGCGAGGCGGTCAGCGCGACCTTCGCCGGCCACCGGGTGGTTGTTCCGGCGGGAGGCCTGAAGGTGCGCAGCAACGACTGCGACTACCAGTTCCGGCCGCACTCGGCCTTCGCCCATCTCACCGGGCTGGGCAGCGACCGCGAACCCGATGCGGTGCTCGTGCTCGAACCCACCGACGCCGGCCACGAGGCAGTCCTCTATTTCCGTCCGCTGGCCGGACGCGACACCGAGGAATTCTTCGGCGACTCCCGCTACGGGGAGTTCTGGGTTGGCCCCAGGCCCACCCTCGAAGATGTCGAGGCCGAACTCGGCGTGACCGCCCGCCACATCGACGAGCTGCCCGATGCCTTGGCCAAGGACGCCGGCGTCGTGCAGTTGGCCGTCGTGCGTGACGCCGACCGCGCGATCGCTGCACTGGTCGACAAGGTGCGCACCGAGGCCGGAGTGGTCGACGAGCAATCGATCGACGAAGAACTCGCTCGTGAACTCTCGACCATGCGCCTGGTGAAGGACGACTGGGAAGTCCAGCAGATGCAGGCCGCCGTCGATGCCACCGAGAAGGGCTTCGAGGCCGTCATCGCCGACCTTCCCAAGGCGCTGGAAAGCGGCCGCGGTGAACGCTGGGTCGAGGGCGTCTTCGGCCTGGTGGCACGCCACGAGGGCAACGGGGTCGGCTACGACTCCATCTGCGCCTCGGGCAACCACGCCAACACCCTGCACTGGATCAAGAACACCGGTGAGGTGAAGGAGGGCGACCTCCTGCTGCTGGACGCCGGCG
It encodes the following:
- a CDS encoding PHP domain-containing protein, coding for MRIDLHTHSTESDGTESPAQVMESARAAGLDVVALTDHDRVAGWAPARARATEFGLGFLPGIEISCAINHASLHLLAYLIDPLHEELTAELDKARTSRETRAEAMVERLRADTGLTWPDVQAHFSAGTTIGRPHIADALVSIGVVRDRGEAFDRFLYSGSKYHASHYAIDPVRAVELVRAAGGVPVLAHPFAHVTGRVVADRTVESMVDAGLAGIEVDHRDQDETARAHARSYADRFGLIRTGSSDYHGAGKPNQLGENVTDAKEFERILEEAADSSSAYLP
- a CDS encoding GlsB/YeaQ/YmgE family stress response membrane protein, which encodes MLWSIISWIVVGIVVGALARLVVPGKQNISIAVTIILGILGALIGGFLARQLGVGETDGFDWIQFFISVLVGAGLVFGYVAITSRSSRV
- a CDS encoding response regulator transcription factor, with protein sequence MTGSQPFSERVSGHLRLADHRLRTSDPGSSRRRYAVCRMTMTNIAPVDSFYIGFFHGEDTIVIPYIYDHDIRIQPDIARYGKGGLSHWVRSSGKPYVYASDGGALLSRTIPFGNVDEESKDAVVVPLRDPDTHEVTGLMSVQSLRPNSFGPEVVKAAMWLAEALMLAQARDRHVGSGEASLYTDHPELNSAIAGDSRERLAQITDQLETANRRSADIAAAIESLGDEQLHRQASTLRVLLEQIQSDIAEWMLAAPSEAGPAPENRLHADLTPRELEIATLIATDQLTNSEIAQTLQISLKTVKTHVGNVLSKLGVSQRSAIVFAMAEVLAMPPAESTPKGRS
- a CDS encoding aminopeptidase P family protein — protein: MSEEQTKAEHRSRPTSQAFREFVASGWSERDTTNPPRAQVADYAARRREAVSATFAGHRVVVPAGGLKVRSNDCDYQFRPHSAFAHLTGLGSDREPDAVLVLEPTDAGHEAVLYFRPLAGRDTEEFFGDSRYGEFWVGPRPTLEDVEAELGVTARHIDELPDALAKDAGVVQLAVVRDADRAIAALVDKVRTEAGVVDEQSIDEELARELSTMRLVKDDWEVQQMQAAVDATEKGFEAVIADLPKALESGRGERWVEGVFGLVARHEGNGVGYDSICASGNHANTLHWIKNTGEVKEGDLLLLDAGVEVDSLYTADVTRTLPVGGTFSEVQRKIYDAVFAAQEAGIAAVKPGNKFSDVHAAAIRVIAEHLHEWGLLPEGVDVETTLDPEKGQYHRRWMVHGTSHHLGIDVHDCALARKEDYMDAELRPGMILTVEPGLYFKADDELIPQEMRGIGVRIEDDVLVTPDGCRNLSAAMPRSSADVEAWIKRVQSAQSAG
- a CDS encoding ferritin-like fold-containing protein, with product MADDLSAPDNPTTGAERTEADLSDPAFRAGVVSLLGMLAYGELVSFFTVVTDADRAPSTVKKVSLTEVAIREFEHHKMLTARLEELGANPHEAMARFRPALDEWHRRCTPTDWYEGLMKVYAGSTIAADFYAECGRFVDPQTRTLVEQVLADSDHYAYAKRELEAGIIRDPKLAARMALWGRRIVGEALSQAQRAAADNDELTGLLIDQGSGHGLDLAELMHLFTRITEAHTRRMEDLGLSA
- a CDS encoding DEAD/DEAH box helicase is translated as MEEPPNATDVTEATTESATAAPTFADFDVRSSIVDSLSDAGILSPFPIQAMTLPVALGGHDIIGQAKTGTGKTLGFGVPLLHQVTGPDEDGFDALAAPGAPQALVVVPTRELAVQVTGDLKTASTRRSVRVESVYGGRAYEPQIAALKRGTEVIVGTPGRLIDLSQRGDLDLRHVKVVVLDEADEMLDLGFLPDVEKILAMTPASRQTMLFSATMPGAVIALARRYMTQPTHIRAMIEEGENAHTVKAVEQFVYRAHAMDKVEMLARILQAKDRGLTIVFTRTKRTAAKVSDELVERGFAAAAIHGDLGQGAREQALRAFRSGKVDILVATDVAARGIDVENVTHVINYQCTEDEKTYVHRIGRTGRAGMTGTAVTFVDWDDLHRWTLINKALDLGIPEPVETYSSSDHLFTDLHIDPSVTGRLPRAARTRAGLEAEQIEDLGEVGKSAGGRGKQAGSSGGRGRSGGGRAGRDRNGDGRSSGNRGGNEAASDRGAKGSDGTSSPRRRRRTRGGSGQNRQASGPATS